A window of Nitratireductor kimnyeongensis genomic DNA:
AAGCCGACAAGAATTCCGTCAAGCAACGTGATTGGCATTGTCACCCCTACTCCTTTGGCAGATAGGATGCCCCCGCAAGGTCATTGTCTTCGTCTTTCGGGCCACTGTGCCGCCAATCGATCTGTTCAAACCGCCCCGCCAGGCCGCCCCAACTACTCCGCCTTGGAACCCGCAATGCGAGCTACAAGTTCGGCCAGCGCTTCGGGGCGTGCGGACCGCGATGCTATCGCTCCCGATCCGTCTTCACTCCCAGGCGGCATCACCGCTTGTGCAAAACCGAGCTTCTCGGCTTCCTTGAGACGGCTCGCTGCGTGTGCAACAGGTCTGACAGCGCCCGAAAGGCTGATTTCGCCGAAATAGACGCAATCGGCGGGCAGAGCAAGCCCGGTCAGCGAGGATACCAATGCCGCCGCTACGGCCAGATCGGCTGCCGGCTCTGAAATCCGGTAGCCTCCGGCCACATTCAGATACACATCATGGGTTGCAAAACGCACCCCGCAATGCGCCTCCAGAACGGCCAAGACCATGGAAAGTCTGGCAGAATCCCAGCCAACCACCGCACGGCGCGGCGTGCCGAGCGGTGAAGGCGCGACCAGTGCCTGGATTTCCACAAGAACCGGTCTTGTCCCTTCCATGCCAGCAAATACGGCGGCGCCTGGCGCCGCGGCACTGCGTTCACCGAGAAACAGCTCCGAGGGGTTGGAAACTTCGCGCAGACCCTTATCGCCCATCTCAAAGACGCCAATTTCATCCGTCGGGCCAAAACGGTTCTTCACCGTACGCAGGATGCGATAGTGATGTCCGCCTTCACCTTCGAAATAAAGGACGCCGTCCACCATGTGTTCCACGACACGGGGACCGGCTATCTGACCTTCCTTAGTGACGTGCCCCACCAGAACCACGGCGGCGCCGGTGGATTTCGCGTAGCGGATCATCGCCTGGGCCGAGGCGCGCACCTGGGTGACAGTGCCGGGCGCGGAGTCTGCCATGTCAGTCCAAAGGGTCTGGATAGAATCGAGAATGACAAGATCGGGCCGCTTGCCGTCCTCAATGGTAGCGAGGATGTCCTCCACATTTGTCTCGGCTGCCAGTTCCACAGGCTGCTGCGCCACATCAAGGCGCTGTGCACGCAGACGGATCTGCGCAACCGCCTCCTCACCCGACACATAGACAATGCGGTGGCCGCGTGCAGCAAGGGCTGCAGCGGCCTGTGTGAGGAGCGTTGATTTTCCAATGCCGGGATCACCGCCCACGAGCAGCGCCGAACCACGCACAAAGCCGCCACCGGTGACCCGATCGAGTTCGCCGATACCCGTGGTGATTCGTGGTGCATCCTCTATGTCGCCGGAAAGTGTGGTCAACGCCACTGCACGCCCTTTGCGCGCTTTAGGCGATGCTGCCTGCGGCCCTGATCCGATGCCGCTTGAGGTGCCTTCCTCTACGAGCGTGTTCCAGGCGCCGCAACCGTCACATTTGCCAGCCCAGCGTGCATGCACGGTACCACAGTTCTGGCAGATGAACTGAACGCGTGCGCGGGCCATTAGATGTGATCTCCGCTGCGCACATAGTGGCGCTCGAAACGATGCCCCAAAGAGGTCAGAAGCTCGTAGGATATCGTGCCGCAGGCCGAAGCGAGTTCGTCCATCGGCAGATTGGAACCCATGAGTTCGATGAAATCGCCCACCTGCAAAGTGTCGAGCCCAAGATCCGTGACGTCAAACAGCGTAAGATCCATGGTGACACGGCCGAGAACGGGCACGCGTCGGCCTTCAATATAGCCGTGCGATCCGACCGGCTGAGCGGTGCGCAACGGCACACCGGCACCGGACCCGGAACGATGATACCCGTCTGCATAACCGACGGCGGTTACGGCAATGAGCGTGTCCCGCCCAACTGGTGTCGCGCCATAGCTGACCGTGGCGCCCGCCGGCACGTGGCGCAATTGCGCAATACGCGCATGCACACTTGCCACAGATTGCATCGGATTGACGGTGCCGTTCATCGGGTTGCTGCCATAAAGTGCCACGCCAGGCCGTGTCACATCGCAAAGAAACTCGCCGCCCAAAAATATCCCTGCGGAGTTTGCCAAACTTGATTCAGCATCTGGAAAAAGCGCGCCAAGTGCCTGGAATGATTCGAGTTGTTGTCGGTTCATCGGATGGTCGGGCGTGTCGGCACAGGCCAGGTGACTGATGATAAGTCGTGGTGTTAGTGCCCCAGTCAGCGCGTTTTCCTGTGCGACAATTTTGGCGCGTTCCGGCGTGAGCCCGAGCCTGTTCATCCCGGTTTCGACATGCAGGGCACAGGGGCGCGGTGCGTCTTCATCGTCCCAACCATGCGCTTCCCAGATCGACAGGTCCGATTGGGAATTCAAGACCGGTAGAAGACGCCCCTCACGATAGAAGGCCGCTGCCTCAGGGCTAAACAGACCATTGAAGACATAAATGTCGGCTTCCGGAGCCGAAGCGCGAACGGCAAGTCCTTCCTCGGGGAGGGCAACAAAGAACTTTCTGCACCCTTCGGCGACCAAAGCTTCGACCACTGGACCTGTTCCAAGCCCATAGGCATCCGCCTTTACAACGGCGCCCGCCTCCGCCGGTGTCGACTGTTCCGCGAGGAACCTGTAATTCGCCGCCAGAGCGTCGAGGTCGACCGTAAGCCGCCCTCCGGCCACACGGGGGTCGACGCCGTGCAGTTGCGGATCGGTGTGGGTCATATCGCGATTACTCAAAACGCTCGGGCATACGGTCCTCTTCGGCAAGGTCCGAGAAGCGGGTGAACTCGCCCTGGAAGGCAAGCTGCACGGTGCCTGTCGGGCCGTGACGCTGCTTGGCGATGATCACCTCTGCCTTGCCACGAACTTCGTTCATCTCGGCTTCCCACTGAAGATACTCCTCGGTGCCGGGCTTTGGCTCCTTGTTCTTCAGATAGTACTCATCACGATAAACGAAAAGCACGACGTCCGCGTCCTGCTCAATGGAACCCGATTCGCGGAGGTCGGCGAGCTGTGGGCGCTTGTCATCCCGGGACTCCACCTGGCGCGAGAGCTGCGACAAAGCTATTATCGGCACCGAAAGTTCTTTGGCGAGAGCCTTTAGCCCGGTG
This region includes:
- the radA gene encoding DNA repair protein RadA, which produces MARARVQFICQNCGTVHARWAGKCDGCGAWNTLVEEGTSSGIGSGPQAASPKARKGRAVALTTLSGDIEDAPRITTGIGELDRVTGGGFVRGSALLVGGDPGIGKSTLLTQAAAALAARGHRIVYVSGEEAVAQIRLRAQRLDVAQQPVELAAETNVEDILATIEDGKRPDLVILDSIQTLWTDMADSAPGTVTQVRASAQAMIRYAKSTGAAVVLVGHVTKEGQIAGPRVVEHMVDGVLYFEGEGGHHYRILRTVKNRFGPTDEIGVFEMGDKGLREVSNPSELFLGERSAAAPGAAVFAGMEGTRPVLVEIQALVAPSPLGTPRRAVVGWDSARLSMVLAVLEAHCGVRFATHDVYLNVAGGYRISEPAADLAVAAALVSSLTGLALPADCVYFGEISLSGAVRPVAHAASRLKEAEKLGFAQAVMPPGSEDGSGAIASRSARPEALAELVARIAGSKAE
- the alr gene encoding alanine racemase → MTHTDPQLHGVDPRVAGGRLTVDLDALAANYRFLAEQSTPAEAGAVVKADAYGLGTGPVVEALVAEGCRKFFVALPEEGLAVRASAPEADIYVFNGLFSPEAAAFYREGRLLPVLNSQSDLSIWEAHGWDDEDAPRPCALHVETGMNRLGLTPERAKIVAQENALTGALTPRLIISHLACADTPDHPMNRQQLESFQALGALFPDAESSLANSAGIFLGGEFLCDVTRPGVALYGSNPMNGTVNPMQSVASVHARIAQLRHVPAGATVSYGATPVGRDTLIAVTAVGYADGYHRSGSGAGVPLRTAQPVGSHGYIEGRRVPVLGRVTMDLTLFDVTDLGLDTLQVGDFIELMGSNLPMDELASACGTISYELLTSLGHRFERHYVRSGDHI